The DNA region CcgacaaaattttattatggcTATTTAGATAAGGGAAAAAGTGCTTTCGGACATTATGAGTTTTATGATACAGCCGAAACTGTATTAAATGCAAATGATGGACTTCAGAATGTTtctgaacaaattttaaaagcgttatgttatgtatatataaagagTTTGGGAGATCAACCTGTTAACCATATCtgtaactttttattttattggttaggtgatattttattaaaaaatttagataaCAAACTGTCATATTATCGAGTTATTCATGAACTTCTTGCCAtcttaaaaaatcataataatgatcaaatttgtaaatttacatatacttatatggatgaagatatttttaaaaagattaaATTAATCTTTGGTTATACAGAAGATTACGTAAATTACGTGTTAGATTTGGCCAATCCTAATAGTGTTTGTAATGAACAATATAACTTGTACCTTACAACATATGTCGAAACATATAAAGAGTCATACGCAAAATGTATAGTACAAAATGAAACGGATAAGTATTGtgaagcatttaaaaaatattataattatgagAAACACAGTAAATTACATAATTGG from Plasmodium cynomolgi strain B DNA, scaffold: 0841, whole genome shotgun sequence includes:
- a CDS encoding hypothetical protein (putative); this encodes KGKSAFGHYEFYDTAETVLNANDGLQNVSEQILKALCYVYIKSLGDQPVNHICNFLFYWLGDILLKNLDNKLSYYRVIHELLAILKNHNNDQICKFTYTYMDEDIFKKIKLIFGYTEDYVNYVLDLANPNSVCNEQYNLYLTTYVETYKESYAKCIVQNETDKYCEAFKKYYNYEKHSKLHNWSCTLKNRLNLL